From the Musa acuminata AAA Group cultivar baxijiao chromosome BXJ1-2, Cavendish_Baxijiao_AAA, whole genome shotgun sequence genome, one window contains:
- the LOC135610926 gene encoding probable plastid-lipid-associated protein 4, chloroplastic produces MAMASSHLAPPSASLPAPRSLHLVRPQLPFPSSSRWPRKTGAADPPEVASLRWRAGVSFFPSFLKKKARSPEEIKEELLEAIAPLDRGADATPDDQERIDQIARELEAVNTVKEPFKSDLINGKWELIYTTSRSILQVQRPKFLRPNGEIYQAINADTLRAQNMETWPYFNQVTANLVPLNAKRVNVQFDTFKIFGLIPIKAPGRGRGELEITYLDEEIRISRGDKGNLFILKMVDPSYRVPVRG; encoded by the exons ATGGCGATGGCTTCTTCCCACCTCGCTCCCCCCTCCGCCTCGCTCCCGGCCCCAAGAAGCCTCCACCTCGTCCGCCCCCAGCTCCCCTTCCCATCCTCCTCGAGGTGGCCCAGGAAGACGGGGGCCGCCGATCCGCCTGAGGTCGCCTCGCTGCGATGGCGCGCCGGTGTCTCCTTCTTCCCCTCCTTCCTCAAGAAGAAGGCCAGGTCCCCGGAGGAGATCAAGGAAGAGTTGCTCGAGGCGATTGCGCCTCTCGATCGAGGCGCCGACGCCACGCCCGACGACCAAGAAAGGATCGATCAG ATTGCACGTGAACTAGAAGCAGTGAACACGGTTAAGGAGCCTTTCAAATCGGATCTAATTAATGGAAAATGGGAGCTCATCTATACTACTTCGAGATCAATTCTGCAAGTCCAG AGACCAAAATTTCTACGGCCCAATGGAGAGATCTACCAGGCAATTAATGCCGACACGCTACGAGCTCAAAATATGGAAACCTGGCCTTATTTTAACCAG GTAACAGCGAACTTAGTTCCCCTAAATGCCAAAAGGGTGAACGTTCAGTTTGATACCTTCAAAATATTTGGTTTG ATACCAATAAAAGCACCTGGAAGAGGCCGTGGTGAACTGGAAATTACTTACTTGGACGAAGAGATTCG GATTTCCAGGGGTGACAAGGGGAACTTGTTCATACTAAAAATGGTGGATCCATCATATAGAGTCCCAGTTCGAGGGTGA